A region from the Kribbella shirazensis genome encodes:
- a CDS encoding Abi family protein has protein sequence MDGAVKDYKSYDDQVRLLAGRGMDIGNHDEAVAVLRRVNYYRLSGYWYPFRKLAKAGRQDSFFPGTKLSDVVALYDFDAQLRAATFTVLAPIELAVRALLGHELGRVDPCAHLDPGKLGPTATGKRYDRWVEAYEFELQQSREDFVSHHLGKYGGRLPVWAAVEILDWGGLTYLYGFAPRGVQDRVADACGLSAPQLTSWLKALNLVRNTCAHHGRLFNRVHTISPKLPKVGRHPDLDAVATDWSRTFGQLTMIQFLLDRLQLGRKTLLPAVLKGFPSVQAVPISHMGASRTGRAPARCGMPEHSLLSRAVKFVLRVPGSVRLVDTDLSTLRAPAKPAKKTAAPKA, from the coding sequence TTGGACGGAGCGGTCAAGGACTACAAGTCCTACGACGATCAGGTTCGCCTGCTCGCAGGGCGCGGGATGGACATCGGGAACCACGACGAGGCCGTCGCTGTGCTGCGTCGAGTCAACTACTACCGCCTCAGCGGCTACTGGTACCCGTTCCGGAAGCTGGCCAAGGCGGGACGCCAGGACAGCTTCTTCCCCGGGACCAAACTGAGCGACGTCGTCGCGCTCTACGATTTCGACGCCCAACTCCGCGCCGCGACCTTCACAGTGCTCGCGCCCATCGAGCTGGCGGTTCGTGCGCTGCTCGGGCACGAGCTGGGACGCGTCGACCCGTGCGCGCACCTCGACCCCGGCAAGCTCGGGCCCACCGCGACGGGCAAGCGCTACGACCGATGGGTCGAAGCGTACGAGTTCGAGCTGCAACAGTCGCGCGAGGACTTCGTCTCTCACCACCTCGGGAAGTACGGCGGTCGCCTGCCGGTCTGGGCGGCGGTCGAGATCCTCGACTGGGGAGGCCTGACGTACCTCTACGGCTTCGCGCCCCGCGGTGTCCAGGACCGGGTCGCCGACGCGTGCGGGCTGAGCGCACCGCAGCTGACGAGCTGGCTGAAGGCGCTCAACCTCGTGCGCAACACCTGCGCCCACCACGGCCGGCTGTTCAACCGCGTCCACACGATCTCGCCGAAGCTGCCAAAAGTGGGACGTCATCCCGACCTTGACGCCGTTGCGACGGACTGGTCCCGGACCTTCGGTCAGCTGACTATGATCCAGTTCCTCCTCGACCGGCTCCAGCTGGGGCGGAAGACGCTCCTGCCAGCCGTGCTGAAGGGCTTCCCGTCCGTACAGGCCGTTCCGATCAGCCACATGGGCGCCTCAAGGACTGGCAGAGCACCGGCACGCTGTGGCATGCCTGAGCATTCGCTCCTGTCCCGTGCGGTGAAGTTCGTGCTCCGCGTGCCAGGGTCTGTTCGCCTAGTAGATACAGACCTCAGCACACTTCGCGCGCCGGCGAAGCCGGCCAAGAAGACTGCCGCGCCGAAGGCGTGA
- a CDS encoding glycosyltransferase, whose product MRILMIAQSPIAGDSRILREATALAAAGHTLHVIGRDVPEAWLADQQSEVGPGITVESVSRSSGLRSGNGGLTVGHGHSGPKVLIQRFGRWLLLPEHRNRTEKQWRLAAAPRVAAAGPVDVVHAHDFNTLELAAEYAEKWSAKLVYDSHELWFDRALPGRPTPLWRARGRRYEVSLASKARVVLTVSDGIAARLRSRGLADVRVVRNTFPRADDVPPAPERPEGLLYAGRVGAGRDLPTVVAAARQLAPFRTVLMGSVDPNYRLDLGPVETVAERSIDEVDDTLRSYGISLVTLTNTCENHRLALPNKLFHAVRAGVPVVAADLPELRAVVTQYKLGTLYEPGNPQSLTTAVRTLIDNYTTYTDGVRSAATELNWEHDATTLVAAYSEL is encoded by the coding sequence GTGCGGATTCTGATGATCGCGCAGTCCCCGATCGCCGGGGACTCGCGCATCCTCCGGGAGGCGACCGCGCTGGCTGCGGCCGGTCACACGCTGCACGTGATCGGCCGTGACGTCCCTGAAGCCTGGCTTGCTGATCAACAGAGCGAAGTGGGCCCGGGGATCACGGTGGAGTCGGTCTCCCGGTCGTCCGGCCTGCGGTCCGGGAACGGCGGGCTGACGGTCGGGCACGGGCATTCCGGGCCGAAGGTGCTGATCCAGCGGTTCGGCCGGTGGTTGTTGCTGCCGGAGCACCGGAATCGCACGGAGAAGCAATGGCGTCTCGCGGCGGCCCCTCGCGTCGCCGCGGCCGGGCCGGTCGACGTGGTGCACGCGCACGACTTCAACACGTTGGAGCTCGCCGCGGAGTACGCCGAGAAGTGGTCGGCGAAGCTGGTGTACGACAGCCACGAGCTGTGGTTCGACCGGGCGCTGCCGGGTCGGCCGACGCCGTTGTGGCGGGCGCGCGGGCGGCGGTACGAGGTGTCGCTGGCGTCGAAGGCGCGGGTCGTTCTGACGGTGTCGGACGGGATCGCGGCGCGGCTGCGGTCACGCGGGCTGGCCGACGTACGCGTCGTCCGGAACACGTTCCCGCGCGCGGACGACGTACCGCCGGCACCCGAGCGGCCGGAGGGTTTGCTGTACGCCGGACGCGTGGGAGCCGGTCGGGATCTGCCGACCGTGGTCGCGGCGGCTCGTCAGCTGGCGCCGTTCCGGACCGTGTTGATGGGGTCGGTGGATCCCAATTACCGCTTGGATCTCGGGCCGGTGGAGACTGTCGCCGAGCGCTCGATCGACGAGGTCGACGACACGCTCAGGTCCTACGGCATCTCGCTGGTCACGCTCACGAACACGTGCGAGAACCACCGCCTCGCACTGCCCAACAAGCTCTTCCACGCTGTGCGCGCCGGCGTACCGGTGGTCGCAGCGGACCTGCCGGAGCTCCGGGCAGTCGTCACGCAGTACAAACTCGGCACGCTGTACGAGCCCGGCAACCCCCAGTCCCTGACCACAGCCGTCCGGACGCTGATCGACAACTACACCACGTACACCGACGGCGTCCGCAGCGCCGCCACAGAATTGAACTGGGAACACGACGCGACCACCTTGGTCGCCGCCTATTCAGAGCTGTGA
- a CDS encoding helix-turn-helix domain-containing protein, which yields MSARPQLGEFLQTRRARVRPEDVGLRSGRDRRVSGLRREEVALLANVSVDYYIRLEQGRAGNPSTTVLTAVADALRLDQAERDHLRRLACSAPPVPPKTAVRPQLQAMIDAMHDLPAIVVDRLSNVLAWNAAALEVVADFEGSAPRNLARLYFLDPEAREYYADWQTVAEDAVALLRKASAEYADDTELAALVDELRTASPDFDRFWTSQNVQNRSACPKTLNHPTAGRLTFTLEPLQLPTDDGQHVITYTPADQPTTTWLTNRASTSRG from the coding sequence GTGAGTGCGCGACCGCAACTGGGAGAGTTCCTGCAGACCCGACGGGCTCGGGTGCGGCCCGAGGACGTCGGGCTGCGCTCCGGCCGGGACCGGCGCGTCTCCGGTCTGCGCCGGGAGGAGGTCGCGCTACTCGCGAACGTCAGCGTCGACTACTACATCCGCCTGGAGCAGGGCCGCGCCGGCAATCCGTCGACGACTGTACTGACGGCGGTCGCGGACGCACTCCGGCTGGACCAGGCCGAGCGCGATCATCTGCGGCGGCTGGCCTGCTCGGCGCCGCCCGTACCGCCGAAGACCGCCGTACGGCCGCAACTGCAGGCGATGATCGACGCGATGCACGACCTGCCCGCGATCGTGGTCGACCGACTGAGCAACGTGCTCGCGTGGAACGCCGCCGCGCTGGAGGTCGTCGCCGACTTCGAAGGCTCAGCCCCTCGGAACCTGGCGCGGCTGTACTTCCTGGACCCCGAGGCCCGTGAGTACTACGCCGACTGGCAGACCGTGGCGGAAGACGCGGTCGCCCTGCTCAGGAAGGCCTCGGCCGAGTACGCCGACGACACCGAACTGGCAGCCCTGGTCGACGAACTCCGCACCGCCAGCCCCGACTTCGACCGCTTCTGGACCTCCCAGAACGTCCAGAACCGCTCAGCCTGCCCCAAAACCCTCAACCACCCCACCGCCGGCCGCCTCACCTTCACCCTCGAACCCCTCCAACTCCCCACCGACGACGGCCAACACGTCATCACCTACACCCCCGCCGACCAACCCACCACAACCTGGCTCACCAACCGAGCCTCCACCAGCCGCGGTTAA
- a CDS encoding CocE/NonD family hydrolase, with protein sequence MRRTRLRAGLALLVAAVVAPAASLTAVAGPTAVPSKSLAKPFVQGTQTVPAYDYDNAIHERVQVDVPRLDGDANGITDQITVDIIRPGEAAAAGIDVPVIIQASPYYAGDPDSYFDGVGVRQVYGSWLDNYFVPRGYAVAFVDMPGTFRSTGCSDVGADLEVLGTKAVIDWLNNRTAGHKPDGGAAKADWSTGKAGMIGVSWNGTIANSVASTGVRGLETIVPIAAISSWYDYTRGFGVPFYDEYMGFLHDYVSNDASPRCEQLTDEIEQASDTPTGSYSTWWNPRNYRLDASMVRASVYVVHGLGDENVKTRHFGEWWDELAKRDVPRKIFLHQGVHLDGFSFRDEWVNKLHPWFDYWLQGLKNGVMETRQATVQREDGSFVDEPRWPAVGARQTTLRLSKAADAKAGGLSIATASSDPISFTGTDKESADTVVLDPTAARTDRAVFLSDELSKAVRVSGTGKVTVRVKVDKVASGIKARLVDYGTANRYTNVTNVPNTRVCWGDGNALDTGCYPDTQVNTAVSDTSVVIRTLADVGHYESLYTKESLRPDRWYDLSFELNADDVVFAAGHRLGLVLTVEPDNPSVPFTGATITLDPTRSYLTLPLTGYTAALQTAEVPQARVPSTRLAQSEPEKNPVELMKQMVEASR encoded by the coding sequence ATGCGCAGAACTCGGTTGCGGGCCGGACTGGCCCTGCTCGTCGCTGCGGTGGTGGCCCCGGCCGCCTCGCTCACCGCAGTGGCCGGGCCCACCGCCGTACCATCCAAATCTTTGGCCAAACCTTTCGTGCAGGGCACACAGACCGTGCCTGCCTACGACTACGACAACGCGATCCACGAGCGGGTGCAGGTCGACGTACCCCGGCTCGACGGGGACGCGAACGGGATCACCGACCAGATCACGGTCGACATCATCCGGCCGGGTGAGGCCGCCGCGGCCGGGATCGACGTACCGGTCATCATCCAGGCCTCGCCGTACTACGCCGGAGACCCGGACAGCTACTTCGACGGGGTCGGCGTGCGGCAGGTGTACGGGAGCTGGCTCGACAATTACTTCGTGCCGCGTGGGTACGCCGTCGCGTTCGTCGACATGCCCGGGACGTTCCGGTCGACGGGCTGCAGCGACGTCGGCGCGGACCTCGAAGTGCTCGGCACCAAGGCAGTGATCGACTGGCTCAACAACCGCACTGCCGGACACAAGCCGGACGGCGGCGCCGCGAAGGCGGACTGGTCGACCGGGAAGGCCGGCATGATCGGCGTGTCCTGGAACGGGACGATCGCGAACTCGGTCGCCAGTACCGGCGTCCGCGGGCTGGAGACGATCGTGCCGATCGCGGCGATCTCCAGCTGGTACGACTACACCCGCGGGTTCGGGGTGCCGTTCTACGACGAGTACATGGGCTTCCTGCACGACTACGTCAGCAACGACGCGTCGCCGCGGTGCGAGCAGCTGACCGACGAGATCGAGCAGGCCTCCGACACCCCGACCGGGTCCTACAGCACGTGGTGGAACCCGCGGAACTACCGGCTCGACGCCTCGATGGTCCGCGCCAGTGTGTACGTCGTGCACGGGCTGGGCGACGAGAACGTGAAGACCCGGCACTTCGGCGAGTGGTGGGACGAGCTGGCCAAGCGGGACGTGCCGCGGAAGATCTTCCTGCATCAGGGCGTCCACCTCGACGGGTTCAGCTTCCGCGACGAGTGGGTGAACAAGCTGCACCCGTGGTTCGACTACTGGCTGCAGGGCCTCAAGAACGGCGTGATGGAGACGCGGCAGGCGACGGTCCAGCGCGAGGACGGCTCGTTCGTGGACGAGCCGCGGTGGCCGGCCGTCGGCGCGCGGCAGACCACGCTGAGGCTGAGCAAGGCGGCGGACGCGAAGGCCGGCGGGTTGTCGATCGCGACCGCGTCGAGCGACCCGATCAGCTTCACCGGGACGGACAAGGAGTCCGCGGACACCGTCGTACTCGATCCGACGGCGGCGCGCACGGATCGGGCCGTGTTCCTGAGCGACGAATTGTCCAAGGCCGTGCGGGTCAGCGGCACCGGGAAGGTGACGGTGCGGGTCAAGGTCGACAAGGTTGCCTCAGGCATCAAGGCGCGGTTGGTCGACTACGGTACGGCGAACCGCTACACGAACGTCACGAACGTGCCGAACACCCGCGTGTGCTGGGGTGACGGGAACGCGCTCGACACCGGGTGCTACCCGGACACGCAGGTCAACACCGCGGTCTCCGACACGTCCGTGGTGATCCGCACGCTGGCTGATGTCGGGCACTACGAGTCCTTGTACACGAAGGAATCGCTGCGTCCGGATCGTTGGTACGATCTGTCGTTCGAGCTGAACGCCGACGACGTGGTCTTCGCCGCCGGACACCGCCTGGGCCTGGTCCTCACGGTCGAACCGGACAACCCGTCCGTCCCGTTCACCGGCGCCACGATCACCCTCGACCCCACCCGCTCCTACCTCACCCTGCCCCTGACGGGCTACACCGCAGCCCTTCAAACGGCGGAGGTGCCACAAGCCCGAGTCCCCTCCACCCGGCTGGCCCAGTCAGAACCGGAGAAGAACCCGGTGGAACTGATGAAGCAGATGGTCGAAGCTTCCCGATGA